The segment ccTGGTTTactcccgacttgtttctaatgtgtattttgggccgCGAAGGCTcacataagggacaatatgattgcttttgattggtttctgatatgattgctaaatgatatgaaatgtctGTTATATGATCTGTAAACTCTGaaaatgctccgtaaccctgttccggtgatgaATACATGTTAAGGgtgttataattaatattattataagtaacttttcttatttatttatttatttaaaagaagTTGACATTTTGTATATTGTTATCATTAGTCTTgtacatttttttaaattttcataattaactTCACTCTTACTACAATTTAAAGTTGGtttcattttatttatgattaagtataattaaataaaaattctatTAGGTTATTTCATATTGCCTCAGTCAAATTAATGAATTTTACATTCCAACCCATTATACCAAACCCTAGTAAGAAAAGGTTTCTGAATAACCTAAATAGTTATACTTACATGTTCTTTGATCCAAACTGTCCCTAACGACAAGGATTAGATTAGAGGCGATGCTAATCGTATTAAAATAGTACTTAGCATATTGTTTTATTTATGTGTGTGTTCTCGATTGAAGCGCCTTGTCAACCATGGGAGGCAAATGAGTTGCATCATGTCATGTGTGAACCTTTGTTTATAACATCAGTTTGGGTATTGTAACTCCActgaaatttaaaaagaaaaatatgaaaatggTTCTACTCCATTATAAACTGTAACTGCTAagtaaaataaacatgaaaaatgaATCCAACGGtgggcttttcttttctttttttaaggaTACTTTGACGGTTCTAACTTGGTTTCGTTTGAATGTCTGCATCCAGTTTTCTGAAACATGTAACCAAAAATGAATCCTGCTGCATTTTGTTCGAGATCTCTCACCTTTGTtttaaaagaagagaaaaaacaaAAGAGAAGTCGTCCTCAAATTGGCTTCAATCTCAGTTGTTTCGTTTGGTCTCTGAGACGGACAAGTATGCCGTATGCATACTGTTGAGGTTAAAAATCGAACAGGACACAGAGAATGGTGGGAAGGTCTGCCTGTAGTTTCTGCTAGTGTGCTTCGTATTGGGTGGTCCATAGTAAATAAAAAGGGCAAATGGGTTATGTTATCAGCCCCTGGTTTTTCGATCCCTGTCTGCTTTGCTTTGATTGTGTCACTCTGACTCCTTATCCCTATCATTTCTCTCTGTTCCCTTGCGCGCCACCCCAATCACTGCTTCTTTACTTCTTTGCATTTACCGATACAAATGCAAGTTATTGGGTTTAAACTCATATGTTGTAGATTTGCTTTCGGCAGTATTAAAGCTGAAAGTGAACGGTAATGTACTAGATAGTCTAGATttcattaatatatattttttatcctGTTTTAAATCCAGTATACATTCAAAGAACGGAACCCATCACCAGCACCAGTATCTATATCACATTACTGTAGTTAAAAAGTGAAAATTTCAGCGCACTGAATTTGAAGCCTTTAACACAATTTCATTACCATTTAGACTAATGCATTTTTGGATAAGTGAAAGAGATAAAACTTTTTTTCCCTATTAATTCGTATAACAGGATTGCTACCCCATACTATAAGGCTAAACTAACTGGCCATGGGTTCGCATAAAGGAGATACAGTGAAACTTAGGCTAGAAAAATTATTCAAATATGTACAGTGTTCTGCAGTAAGAGGGCACGTGATGTCTCTGTTGCATTTCAAGATGCCGTGCAGCTCAGGTCTTGTTTAAGAATACCCTGGGAGTAATTCCCTATACATATGACTGTTAATCTCTAGTGCACCGTTCAGGTGACCAAAATTTAAAACGAAAGAGACAcggtttattattttatattcaaaAGCTGGTTGACTGCTCAATCTTTGGATGATTTACTTTTGTCCTTTCTTTTTGTCCAAGTCTAACAGTACGATTTCTTTTGGGTAATGTTGGGGCCGAGGCTTGAGATTTGAGAAGTTGGGATGCGTTATATGACCCATAGTGAGAAGCTTTAGGTATTAACCCTTTTGTATCCAAAAATTTTCTGTCTTTCCAAGTTTTAGAGGGGCACAGCCACAGATCATATCATATTGGTATTTGGTTTTTAAAGTAAAAGCAACTTCTTCATGTCATTAAACTGAAATGACTTGagcaataaataaacaaaatttacttattacAGAGTGGGTTAttctttttcaatcataattagAATGAGAAAAGGATGTAGTTATAATAATAGACTGAGAACATGAATTTATTAAAGAGTAAgccaaatgaaaaagaaaaaaaatcttatACATAGATATAAGTTTTACATCGATAGTGATACTCAGCATTACAGAGCCAAAGTAAGAAGATAAAAATGTACACTTAACTAAGGAATAGGGTCACAAACTTCTCAAGTGTGAGAAATCTGTATGTTTTTCATTCATGACGATAAGCTGTCTTGACTCTTAGCCGATAACCGCTTTAAGAACTCATAGGTAGTGATCATGGTTGTTGCAGACATAGACATTGATGCCCACCTTGGTCCCAGTCCCCTGTAACAAGCAGACAATCCGCCTTCTTTAACCAAATTCCTTATTGTCTGCAAAACCGTCATAGGTCTTCTTACCCCATTCTCTTCTCCATCCAGGACCTGTAACCTGGTCTTGATGGTGTCAAGTGGCATAGTGATTAAAGCTGAAACACCACTAGCCATGGCTGCACTTAAACCTTGGACTGCCACCACGGCCCTTGAATCAGGCTTGAAACCAGATCCTTCAATCACACCAGTTTCATCTTTTTTACCCATGGAGCAACCAATACCACCCCAAATGAGCTTGTGAGCAAGAGAGTAAGATGTCCACCAAACAGCATTAGATGGTGCATATGTCAATATTGAGATCCCAAATCCCCTATACAACCCTTTAGGACCATCTGCATACAGAATCTTCCTAAACGCATCAAGACCATTCTTATATCGACAAGAATGCACGTTTGAAATTGCATTCTTGCAACTGTTACAATTGTTGTAACCTTGAACCATAAGTCTTTGGCTCACAACATCGATTGGGGTCCAAACGAGTTGTGCAGCCATAGCTGAATTTAACCCAGCAGCAGCACTAGCTATAGCCGTTGCTGTAGTGTCTGAAAACCCTAAACGAACAGTTGCAGTGCCAACACTGCTCTTGGTAACCTCAAGGGCTCCCATGTAAAGTGCTCGAGCTGGGATTGTCCCCATCAAGGAGGTACCAAAACCCCTATAGAATCCTCTCAACCCTTCATATCTCATAATAGAGAGAGACATATTAGAGCAAGAAATTTGAGCGGATGACACCTGTTGCCTAGTTTTCAAGACTACTATAGGGTAAAGAGCAGCAGATACACCTGAAAATAAAGCCGCACCAAGGAAAAAGAACTTGGATTTATCAAGCATGTGCCAATCTATATCTGCCGGTATATGAATCTCTGACCTTGAATCATCCTCAGCTGCACTTAAACTCATTTTCGCCACTTTGTAAACTGTTTAGTGCAAATAACTAAATTCTGCCCTCTCTTTTTGTTATCCTTTCACCAAAATTAATCAGAAACCACCTCAAAATCCTATTCAAAACTCAAATGTAAAACAACCCAGCTCTATTAAAATATAACTCCAATTACTTGGGTTTTCTATAAAATTACAGCTACAAATTAATACGAGAGCGATGAAAAGATCAAAAGGCAAAAAGAAGGAAAATTTATGAGGGGTATTTATTCTTCCAGTATTTGGACTGTACAAAAGTTAGGAAATCTAAgcggaaagaaaaaggaaaaaaaaaaaaaagatttcttTCGTTAGTATGATTaggtataaaaataaaaaaaagaatggGGTTTTGTtggttttcttttcttccttttgcgAAGCCAAATTTGAGAGCGAACGTGGATCAGCAGAAATAAGTCGAACATTCACTCACCATACAAGAACCCCAGATTTTATTTTTGAGTCTTACCAGAAAAAGTCCAAACCTTTGCAACATCTTCAATCAAGGCTTCATCTTTATTTGTCAAATAGGCAACTGGGAAATCATAAAGAGAGAGAAGCACAGATCTCAAAAGCGCAAAGAATATAAATGAAGTGGGGCAAAAAGTGGGTTATGGGGGTGGCGGGTTCACGGAAAATGAAATTCTGAAGAGGATAATGTCAATAAGAAGGAAATGGTAAGTGAAGGAGTGGGAGAGAATGAGAAAAAAGTAGAGCGCTTTAACGGTAGAGACCAGAGAGGAATGGGATTGTCGCAAAGTGTTAGCGTATCGAGGAAAACAGACACGTGTCCAGTAATTGCTTCTATAGGTATTAGTTTTATAGGCTGATTTTAAGGTTCACTTGTTTTAAGCAGCTTGATTGTTGGCAGGGATTAGCTTGCTTGCTACCCTCTGATTTCCAACTAAACTGTGGGTGAGTCAGTCCCAGTAATATGTTTGTGTTTTATAAATGGATGCCTCAAATTTCATATACAGGATGTCGGTAACCAGTATCTCACCATTTATGGCAACAAGGAACCCTCTGATTTGAGTCTGCTTTTTCCTTTTCTCTTTGAGGTAAGTTAAAATACAGCAGAGCAGGCCATTCTATCTATTTATCTATCTATCAAAAGACATCACCTTTTACTCATTGTTTTGGCCCATAAAACTCTGTGTTTCAGTCTTGACTTTGAGCCAGGGAACTAAAAAATTAACCTTTGACACATTAGGTATTAAAGTAAAAATGAAATTGGATAAGATTCTGATAAGGAATTTTGATCAGGACATGACATGATGAGATGAACCTTTTATGCTGGTCAAGCTTGGCCCAAGAG is part of the Gossypium arboreum isolate Shixiya-1 chromosome 5, ASM2569848v2, whole genome shotgun sequence genome and harbors:
- the LOC108480470 gene encoding uncharacterized protein LOC108480470, with the translated sequence MSLSAAEDDSRSEIHIPADIDWHMLDKSKFFFLGAALFSGVSAALYPIVVLKTRQQVSSAQISCSNMSLSIMRYEGLRGFYRGFGTSLMGTIPARALYMGALEVTKSSVGTATVRLGFSDTTATAIASAAAGLNSAMAAQLVWTPIDVVSQRLMVQGYNNCNSCKNAISNVHSCRYKNGLDAFRKILYADGPKGLYRGFGISILTYAPSNAVWWTSYSLAHKLIWGGIGCSMGKKDETGVIEGSGFKPDSRAVVAVQGLSAAMASGVSALITMPLDTIKTRLQVLDGEENGVRRPMTVLQTIRNLVKEGGLSACYRGLGPRWASMSMSATTMITTYEFLKRLSAKSQDSLSS